The Vibrio toranzoniae sequence AGATAATTGAAGTTCACAGTGGTTTGGTTCTGAGAGCCTAAAGCCAGTGCAATTAGGAAAAGTGCGATAACGGCGACTATTTTTATAATTTTCATAGTTCATCACTCATTGGTTGGTTAGCTGTACGATTATGCAGGAAAATTGCTAATCAGACCACCATATTATGGTCATAAAAAAGCGGCATACATTGTAGTATGCCGCTTTTCTTAATTCCGATAAATGGACTACAATCCTGAATTTACTCTTTCACGTAGCTCTTTACCCGGTTTAAAGTGAGGAACGTATTTACCTTCCAATTCTACCTTGTCGCCAGTCTTTGGATTACGTCCAACACGAGGTTCACGGTAGTGAAGAGAAAAGCTACCAAAACCGCGAATTTCGATTCGATCACCACTTTCTAATGTTGAAGCCATATGCTCTAAAATGTCTTTTACAGCGTCTTCAATTTCTTTAGCAGAAAGGTGCGTTTGCTCAGCGCACAGTCTTTCAATCAATTCAGACTTAGTCATAGTTACCCTCGTTGGTTTTCTTTTTAGAAATTATAGACCTATCGGAAAAATAAGCAAAAAAAAAGGAGCCTTACGGCTCCTTTCTTAGCTATATAGCTATAATTCTCTTAATGAGAAGCTATTATTCGCCTTTAGCAGCTTTGAATGCGTCTGCCATTGCGTTACCGAACGCGCCTTCATCAGACTTGTTCAGTGAAGCCATTGCTTCTTGCTCATCAGCTTCATCTTTAGCTTTGATAGATAGGTTGATTACGCGGTTCTTACGGTCTACACCAGTGAACTTCGCTTCAACGCTATCGCCAACGCTTAGGATTAGAGATGCATCTTCGATACGGTCACGAGAAACTTCAGAAGCACGTAGGTAGCCTTCAACGCCTTCGATTAGCTCGATAGTAGCGCCTTTAGCATCAACTGCAGTTACAGTACCGTTTACAAGAACACCTTTCTTGTTGTCAGCAACGTATGCGTTGAACGGGTCGTTTTCCATTTGCTTAACGCCAAGAGAAATACGCTCAC is a genomic window containing:
- the ihfB gene encoding integration host factor subunit beta, yielding MTKSELIERLCAEQTHLSAKEIEDAVKDILEHMASTLESGDRIEIRGFGSFSLHYREPRVGRNPKTGDKVELEGKYVPHFKPGKELRERVNSGL